Within Vigna unguiculata cultivar IT97K-499-35 chromosome 2, ASM411807v1, whole genome shotgun sequence, the genomic segment TTTTTCTgtgttattagtttatttttggaTATGAAATCCTAATATGGGCTGTGTGTGTGTGAACCAGCTATAATATGTGGCGTGCACGAGCTATGGCtaacaggaggaggaggaacACCGCTGGAGCTGATGACATAGCTCAGGCGATCCATCGTATGGTGGACGCGATGCAGCCCATAGCGGCGCCACCCAGAGCTGTAGTGGCACCTACTCGGCCAGTAGCCATGGAGGATTTCATGAAACACCGGCCGACCAAGTTCTCTGGCAAGGCCACTCCTGACGAGGCAGATGCTTGGATGCGGGAGTGTGAGAAGATCTGTAGAGTGCTGGGATGCACAGATGAGCAGAGGTTGCTGTTCGTCACGTTTCTTCTGGTGGCAGACGCAGAGtattggtggcaggggatgcagCAGTTGATGCAGACCCGTGGGGAGCAGGTGACGTGGGCTGccttcaggacgaggttcctggagaaataCTTTCCCGACAGTGCGAGGCATGAACGGGAGGCAGAGTTCCTTACTCTTCAGCAAGGGACTATGACTGTGGCGGCATATATAGAGAGGTTTGAATACCTGGCTCGTTTCTACACTCCAGATGTTACTGAGGAGTGGAGGTGTAGGAGGTTCGAGGGCGGATTGAAACATGAGATACGCCGCTTCATTGTGCCGCTCCGGATTAGAGAGTTTCCAGTTTTGGTCGAGCAGGCCAAAACCGTGGAGCAGTTGGAGACTGGATCGAGTAGTGGGGGGAAACAGCAGAGGACCACCTCAGATGCCAGACCTCAGAGGAAACCTTACAGCAGACCGCCGACTACCGGAGGAAGATTGCGGTGTTTTAACTGTGGCGGGGAACACTTGAGGAGGGATTGTACTAAACCTGCTAGCAGTACCGGTGGAGGCAGTAGTACTGGTAGGTGCTACGCATGCCAGCAGACAGGGCACTTTGCACGTCAGTGTCCTAACAGAAGACAAGCTGGTGGTGCGCCAGCTACGAGGCCAGTAGGAGATCGGCCCAGAGCACCGGGGCGTGTGTTCGCCTTGACGACCACAGAGGCGAAACAGTCAGGTAATCTGTTGCAGTTTCTATGTTTGTTGTGTGACCACGAGGTGGTGGTGTTGTTCGACTCAGGAGCCACTCATTCGTTTGTGTCtaatgaatgtgtgaggaggctcGGGCTTACGATGCGAGAGCTGGGGTGCGAGCTATTAGTTGCGACGCCAGCATCTGGAGAAGTATCCACCACTTCTATGTGCGTGGGGTGCCCTATGGAGGTGGCAGGCCGCAGGTTCAGGTTGAACCTCATTTGTTTGCCGATGGAGGGTCTAGACGTGATTCTGGGCATGGATTGGTTGTCGAGTAATCATGTCGTCATTGACTGCGGACAGCGTCAGATAGTGTTTCCTGAGACAGTGGGGCTAGAACTTATCTCGTCTAACCAGGCGGTGAGGGAGATTGAGGCTGGAGCTACATGTTACATGATTGTGGCTCAGGCAGAGAAGATGAGCACGGCCGAGAAGATCAGCAGGATTCCGGTAGTAGATGAATATGCAGATGTATTTCCGGATGAGATTCCAGAACTACCGCCTAGCAGGGATGTAGATTTCtccattgatctcatccctggCGCTGGGCCAGTTTCTATGGCACCGTACAGAATGGCGCCTGCTGAGTTGGCTGAACTAAAGAAACAGATTGAGGatctgcttgagaagaagttcatccgaccgagtgcatcaccgtggggagcaccagttctgttagtgaaaaagaaagatggtagCTCCCGGTTGTGTGTTGATTATCGGCAGCTGAATAAGCTAacgataaagaataagtacccgTTGCCGAGGATTGATGATCTGTTGGATCAGTTGAGGGGAGCTGCGGTGTTCTCAAAAATAGACCTGAGATCGGGGTATCATCAGATCCTTGTCAGGCCAGAGGATGTCCAGAAGACAGCTTTTCGATCACGGTATGGTcactacgagtatgtagtgatgccaTTTGGGGTAACCAATGCGCcggctatattcatggattatatgaatagGATTTTCAGGCCGTATCTGGATCAGTTTGTAGTAGTGTTTATTGATGATATACTGATCTACTCCGAGAGCAGAGAAGAACACGCAGAACATCTGAGAGTAGTATTGGGGATTCTCAGAGGGCACCAGCTATATGGGAAATTGTCGaaatgtgaattctggttggAAGAGGTACAATTCCTGGGCCATGTGATCTCAGCCCAAGGAATAGTCGTTGATCCGGCAAAGATAGAGACtgtggtgaagtgggagaggccTCAAACAGTTTCAGAGGTGCGGAGTTTTCTGGGTTTGGCAGGGTATTACCGACGGTTTGTGGAGGGTTTttccaagatggtgagtcctCTTACACAGCTTACGAGAAAGGACCAGCCTTTCTCGTGGACGGACGAGTGTGAAGCTTGCTTCGAGGATATGAAGAGGAGACTGACCACCGCACCGATATTGGCAATCCCTGACACGAATAAAACAtttgaggtgtactgtgatgcctcGTATCAGGGGTTAGGctgtgtgttgatgcaggatAAACGGCCTGTAGCTTATGCATCGAGacagttgaaggtgcatgagaagaattacccgaCACACGACTTGGAGTTAGCGGCAGTCGTGTTTGCCCTCAAAACATGGAGACATTACCTGTACGGAGCGCAGTTCCAGGTATTCAGCGATCATAAAAgcttgaaatacttgtttgatcagaaagagctgaatatgagacAGAGGCGTTGGATGGAGTACTTAAAGGACTACGATTTTGAGCTATTGTACCAtcctggtaaagctaatgtcgtagcggatgccttgagtaggaagagaaTTCATGTATCGGCTATGATGATTAGGGAGTTGGAGCTGATAGAACAGTTGAGGGACATGAATTTGGGGTTGGATATGGAGCCTGGACAGATACGATGTAGCATGTTGAGGATCACGAATGAGTTCCTAGATGAGCTCCGGGTGGAACAGGGGAAGGATCAGGAACTGCAGACGATAATTGGTGAGTTGGACACTGAGAAGAGGAAGGATTTCCGAATGGGCAGAGACGGGATACTACGGTTCAGGGAGAGGGTGTGTGTTCCAAACAGCAGGGTTTTGAGGAAGATGCTCCTAGATgaggggcataagagtcgtcttagcatacatccgggtatgactaagatgtacaaagATTTGAAAGCCTCTTTCTGGTGGACGGGTATGAAGACGGATGTGGCTGATTATGTCGCTTCTCGCTTGGTATGTCAGAAAGCGAAGATAGAACACCAGCGACCGGGTGGCATGTTAGAACCTCTGGACATTccacagtggaaatgggacagcatttccatggatttcATCACTCACCTGCCGAGATCAGTGAGAGGACACGATTCAATCTGGGTGATAATAGACAGGTTGACGAAGTGTGCCCATTTTCTGCCGATTAACCAGAAGATGAATATGGATAGGCTGGCGGAATTGTATGTGCGAGAGGT encodes:
- the LOC114174484 gene encoding uncharacterized protein LOC114174484, which gives rise to MANRRRRNTAGADDIAQAIHRMVDAMQPIAAPPRAVVAPTRPVAMEDFMKHRPTKFSGKATPDEADAWMRECEKICRVLGCTDEQRLLFVTFLLVADAEYWWQGMQQLMQTRGEQVTWAAFRTRFLEKYFPDSARHEREAEFLTLQQGTMTVAAYIERFEYLARFYTPDVTEEWRCRRFEGGLKHEIRRFIVPLRIREFPVLVEQAKTVEQLETGSSSGGKQQRTTSDARPQRKPYSRPPTTGGRLRCFNCGGEHLRRDCTKPASSTGGGSSTGRCYACQQTGHFARQCPNRRQAGGAPATRPVGDRPRAPGRVFALTTTEAKQSGSGLRCESWGASY